A region from the Pithys albifrons albifrons isolate INPA30051 chromosome Z, PitAlb_v1, whole genome shotgun sequence genome encodes:
- the SLCO4C1 gene encoding solute carrier organic anion transporter family member 4C1 isoform X2, with protein MSGPFGIENAAFETPSPVGIDNAALETPSPAGIDNAAFETLSPAGIDNAAFEAPSAGPDSPGSLPGIDSSAPEAASAGRASPAGSGPSAPSETEIEEGPCGWGGCTPRALQLCNNPEGYLAAYSLLAVSQGIVVNGLVNISISTIEKRYELNSSLTGLISASYDISFCVLSLFVSFFGERGHKPRWLAFSAFMLGLGSLIFCLPHFAIGKYQYGDKLEDTCQTPGTASANTTCNASTKSAHQNFLYIFILGQLLLGVGGTPLFTVGTAFIDDSVSKHKSSIYIGIGYAMSLLGPAIGYVLGGQLLNIYIDIQIPKSMIVDQDDPRWLGAWWIGFLAFFFAIWLLIIPFSMFPKHLPGTAKAQAEKVSETHDDGSEALVQTKNIGKSFKDFPVALLILLRNPVLMSLIIASSSEALIATGFATFLPKFIENQFGKTSSFSATLGGLVLVPAAALGQVISGFLVSKYKMDLKSIIKFMIITCSVALLLNTVFLFAECENEPFAGVSETYNGTGTLHNLTAPCNANCGCLRSMYYPVCGRDRVQYFSPCFAGCTSYVADNNLTKVYYNCSCIGKPKNESGSEDLFDAIPGKCPKQCRILPFFLTFFFFTVVFTFMAVTPTTVAILRLLNNALRSFQRSLKQPVIGL; from the exons ATGAGCGGCCCCTTCGGCATCGAGAACGCCGCCTTCGAGACCCCCAGCCCCGTCGGCATCGACAACGCCGCCCTCGAGACCCCCAGCCCCGCCGGCATCGACAACGCCGCCTTCGAGACCCTCAGCCCCGCCGGCATCGACAACGCCGCCTTCGAGGCTCCCAGCGCCGGCCCGGATAGCCCCGGGAGCCTCCCCGGCATCGATAGCTCTGCGCCCGAAGCTGCCAGCGCCGGCCGGGCGAGCCCCGCAGGGTCGGGTCCCAGCGCACCGTCCGAGACCGAGATTGAGGAGGGGCCCTGCGGGTGGGGAGGCTGCACCCCgagggctctgcagctctgcaacaACCCCGAGGGATACCTGGCTGCCTACAGCCTGCTGGCTGTCTCCCAAG GTATTGTGGTAAATGGCCTGGTTAACATTAGTATTTCAACCATTGAGAAGCGTTACGAGTTGAACAGTTCCCTCACTGGCTTAATCTCTGCAAGCTACGACATTTCTTTTTGCGTGTTGTCGCTGTTTGTATCTTTCTTTGGAGAAAGAGGGCACAAACCACGATGGCTTGCTTTCTCAGCATTTATGCTAGGACTGGGCTCACTTATATTTTGCTTACCACACTTTGCTATTGGAAAATACCAATATGGAGATAAACTTGAAG ATACATGTCAAACTCCAGGAACCGCCTCTGCTAATACAACTTGCAATGCCAGCACAAAATCTGCACATCAAAACTTTCTATATATCTTTAtactggggcagctgctgctgggagttGGAGGAACTCCACTGTTCACTGTGGGAACAGCTTTTATTGATGATAGTGTCTCAAAACACAAGTCTTCCATTTATATAG GAATTGGCTATGCCATGTCTCTACTGGGTCCTGCTATTGGCTATGTTCTAGGAGGGCAGCTGCTTAATATTTATATTGATATCCAGATCCCAAAAAG TATGATTGTGGATCAAGATGACCCACGTTGGCTTGGAGCTTGGTGGATAGGATTTCTTGCATTCTTTTTTGCAATTTGGCTTCTTATAATACCTTTTTCGATGTTTCCAAAGCACCTGCCAG GAACAGCAAAAGCACAGGCTGAAAAAGTCTCTGAAACTCATGATGATGGAAGTGAGGCCCTGGTTCAGACAAAGAACATTGGAAAAAGTTTTAAAGACTTTCCTGTTGCTCTCCTG ATTCTGTTGAGGAATCCAGTGCTTATGAGTCTAATAATAGCCAGTTCTTCAGAAGCTTTAATTGCCACTGGATTTGCCACATTTCTACCAAAGTTTATTGAAAATCAGTTTGGGAAGACGTCAAGTTTTTCAGCAACTCTTGGAG GACTTGTATtagttccagcagcagcactagGCCAAGTCATAAGTGGCTTCTTGGTTTCCAAGTACAAAATGGATTTGAAAAGCATAATCAAGTTCATGATAATCACTTGTTCCGTGGCCCTGCTATTAAACacagtgtttttatttgctGAATGCGAGAATGAACCTTTTGCAGGTGTCTCTGAAACATATAATGg AACAGGCACGCTGCATAACTTAACAGCACCATGCAACGCTAACTGTGGATGTCTGCGCTCCATGTACTACCCAGTTTGTGGCAGAGATCGAGTCCAGTacttttctccctgttttgcAGGATGTACCTCATATGTTGCTGACAACAACCTGACAAAG GTATACTACAACTGTTCCTGCATTGGGAAACCAAAAAATGAAAGTGGTTCAGAAGACCTCTTTGATGCTATCCCTGGGAAATGTCCAAAACAATGCAGAATTTTACCTTTCTTCctgactttcttcttttttactgttgtttttaCATTTATGGCTGTTACTCCAACTACTGTGGCTATTCTCAG ACTTTTAAATAATGCATTAAGAAGCTTTCAGAGGAGTTTGAAGCAGCCTGTCATTGGCTTATAG
- the SLCO4C1 gene encoding solute carrier organic anion transporter family member 4C1 isoform X1, with the protein MSGPFGIENAAFETPSPVGIDNAALETPSPAGIDNAAFETLSPAGIDNAAFEAPSAGPDSPGSLPGIDSSAPEAASAGRASPAGSGPSAPSETEIEEGPCGWGGCTPRALQLCNNPEGYLAAYSLLAVSQGIVVNGLVNISISTIEKRYELNSSLTGLISASYDISFCVLSLFVSFFGERGHKPRWLAFSAFMLGLGSLIFCLPHFAIGKYQYGDKLEDTCQTPGTASANTTCNASTKSAHQNFLYIFILGQLLLGVGGTPLFTVGTAFIDDSVSKHKSSIYIGIGYAMSLLGPAIGYVLGGQLLNIYIDIQIPKSMIVDQDDPRWLGAWWIGFLAFFFAIWLLIIPFSMFPKHLPGTAKAQAEKVSETHDDGSEALVQTKNIGKSFKDFPVALLILLRNPVLMSLIIASSSEALIATGFATFLPKFIENQFGKTSSFSATLGGLVLVPAAALGQVISGFLVSKYKMDLKSIIKFMIITCSVALLLNTVFLFAECENEPFAGVSETYNGTGTLHNLTAPCNANCGCLRSMYYPVCGRDRVQYFSPCFAGCTSYVADNNLTKVYYNCSCIGKPKNESGSEDLFDAIPGKCPKQCRILPFFLTFFFFTVVFTFMAVTPTTVAILRCVPDKQRSFALGVQLVFLRLLGTIPGPILFGIAIDGSCTLWAIDECEIKGACWVYDNKRMAYLLLGMSAACKIITIIFLVLAVYFYKPPAPNKVLSQQDTEMASTVST; encoded by the exons ATGAGCGGCCCCTTCGGCATCGAGAACGCCGCCTTCGAGACCCCCAGCCCCGTCGGCATCGACAACGCCGCCCTCGAGACCCCCAGCCCCGCCGGCATCGACAACGCCGCCTTCGAGACCCTCAGCCCCGCCGGCATCGACAACGCCGCCTTCGAGGCTCCCAGCGCCGGCCCGGATAGCCCCGGGAGCCTCCCCGGCATCGATAGCTCTGCGCCCGAAGCTGCCAGCGCCGGCCGGGCGAGCCCCGCAGGGTCGGGTCCCAGCGCACCGTCCGAGACCGAGATTGAGGAGGGGCCCTGCGGGTGGGGAGGCTGCACCCCgagggctctgcagctctgcaacaACCCCGAGGGATACCTGGCTGCCTACAGCCTGCTGGCTGTCTCCCAAG GTATTGTGGTAAATGGCCTGGTTAACATTAGTATTTCAACCATTGAGAAGCGTTACGAGTTGAACAGTTCCCTCACTGGCTTAATCTCTGCAAGCTACGACATTTCTTTTTGCGTGTTGTCGCTGTTTGTATCTTTCTTTGGAGAAAGAGGGCACAAACCACGATGGCTTGCTTTCTCAGCATTTATGCTAGGACTGGGCTCACTTATATTTTGCTTACCACACTTTGCTATTGGAAAATACCAATATGGAGATAAACTTGAAG ATACATGTCAAACTCCAGGAACCGCCTCTGCTAATACAACTTGCAATGCCAGCACAAAATCTGCACATCAAAACTTTCTATATATCTTTAtactggggcagctgctgctgggagttGGAGGAACTCCACTGTTCACTGTGGGAACAGCTTTTATTGATGATAGTGTCTCAAAACACAAGTCTTCCATTTATATAG GAATTGGCTATGCCATGTCTCTACTGGGTCCTGCTATTGGCTATGTTCTAGGAGGGCAGCTGCTTAATATTTATATTGATATCCAGATCCCAAAAAG TATGATTGTGGATCAAGATGACCCACGTTGGCTTGGAGCTTGGTGGATAGGATTTCTTGCATTCTTTTTTGCAATTTGGCTTCTTATAATACCTTTTTCGATGTTTCCAAAGCACCTGCCAG GAACAGCAAAAGCACAGGCTGAAAAAGTCTCTGAAACTCATGATGATGGAAGTGAGGCCCTGGTTCAGACAAAGAACATTGGAAAAAGTTTTAAAGACTTTCCTGTTGCTCTCCTG ATTCTGTTGAGGAATCCAGTGCTTATGAGTCTAATAATAGCCAGTTCTTCAGAAGCTTTAATTGCCACTGGATTTGCCACATTTCTACCAAAGTTTATTGAAAATCAGTTTGGGAAGACGTCAAGTTTTTCAGCAACTCTTGGAG GACTTGTATtagttccagcagcagcactagGCCAAGTCATAAGTGGCTTCTTGGTTTCCAAGTACAAAATGGATTTGAAAAGCATAATCAAGTTCATGATAATCACTTGTTCCGTGGCCCTGCTATTAAACacagtgtttttatttgctGAATGCGAGAATGAACCTTTTGCAGGTGTCTCTGAAACATATAATGg AACAGGCACGCTGCATAACTTAACAGCACCATGCAACGCTAACTGTGGATGTCTGCGCTCCATGTACTACCCAGTTTGTGGCAGAGATCGAGTCCAGTacttttctccctgttttgcAGGATGTACCTCATATGTTGCTGACAACAACCTGACAAAG GTATACTACAACTGTTCCTGCATTGGGAAACCAAAAAATGAAAGTGGTTCAGAAGACCTCTTTGATGCTATCCCTGGGAAATGTCCAAAACAATGCAGAATTTTACCTTTCTTCctgactttcttcttttttactgttgtttttaCATTTATGGCTGTTACTCCAACTACTGTGGCTATTCTCAG GTGTGTGCCAGATAAACAGCGCTCATTTGCTCTTGGAGTGCAGTTAGTGTTTCTACGACTACTGG GTACCATTCCTGGACCGATTTTGTTTGGCATTGCTATAGATGGCAGTTGTACTTTGTGGGCTATTGATGAATGTGAAATTAAAGGAGCCTGCTGGGTATACGACAATAAAAGAATGGCTTATCTGCTCTTGGGCATGA GTGCTGCTTGCAAAATCATCACGATCATCTTTCTGGTCCTGGCAGTGTATTTCTACAAGCCTCCAGCACCAAATAAGGTTCTGTCACAACAGGATACAGAAATGGCATCGACTGTAAGCACATAA